From a single Falco naumanni isolate bFalNau1 chromosome 17, bFalNau1.pat, whole genome shotgun sequence genomic region:
- the IL10 gene encoding interleukin-10 — translation MQTCPALLLLLLAASALPARCSPTEPSCLHFSELLPAKLKELRMKFEEIKDYFQSKDDELSIQLLSSELLDEFKGTFGCQSVSEMMRFYMEEVLPSAMRTSTHHQQSMGDLGNLLLSLKATMRRCHRFFTCEKRSKTIKHIKETFSKMNENGIYKAMGEFDIFINYIEEYLLMKRRK, via the exons ATGCAaacctgcccagccctgctcctgctgctcctggctgccagcGCCCTGCCTGCCAGGTGCTCGCCCACCGAGCCCAGCTGCCTCCACTTCTCGGAGCTCCTGCCTGCAAAGCTCAAAGAGCTGAGGATGAAGTTTGAGGAAATTAAGGATTATTTT CAATCGAAAGATGATGAACTCAGCAtccagctgctcagctctgaACTGCTAGATGAATTTAAG GGGACCTTTGGCTGCCAGTCAGTGTCGGAGATGATGCGGTTCTACATGGAGGAGGTGCTGCCCAGCGCCATGAGGACCAGCACGCACCACCAGCAGAGCATGGGCGacctgggcaacctgctgctcagcctgaaGGCGACAATGAGGCGCTGT CACAGATTCTTCACGTGCGAGAAGAGGAGCAAAACCATAAAGCACATTAAGGAGACATTCAGTAAG ATGAACGAGAACGGAATCTACAAAGCCATGGGAGAGTTTGACATCTTCATCAACTACATCGAAGAGTACCTGCTGATGAAGAGAAGGAAGTGA